One genomic segment of Arachis duranensis cultivar V14167 chromosome 4, aradu.V14167.gnm2.J7QH, whole genome shotgun sequence includes these proteins:
- the LOC107483325 gene encoding stilbene synthase 1 yields the protein MVAVSEIRTARRAEGPATVLAIGTANPPNCVDQNTYADYYFRVTNSEHMTDLKKKFQRICERTQIKNRHMYLTEEILKENPNMCAYKAPSLDAREDMMIREVPRVGKEAATKAIKEWGQPMSKITHLIFCTTSGVALPGVDYELIVLLGLDPSVKRYMMYHQGCFAGGTVLRLAKDLAENNKDARVLIVCSENTAVTFRGPSETDMDSLVGQALFADGAAAIIIGSDPVPEVENPLFEIVSTDQQLVPNSHGAIGGLLREVGLTFYLNKSVPDIISQNINDALSKAFDPLGISDYNSIFWIAHPGGRAILDQVEQKVNLKPEKMKATRDVLSNYGNMSSACVFFIMDLMRKKSLETGLKTTGEGLDWGVLFGFGPGLTIETVVLRSMAI from the exons ATGGTGGCTGTTAGTGAGATCCGCACGGCTCGAAGGGCAGAAGGCCCAGCAACGGTACTGGCGATTGGCACAGCAAATCCACCAAACTGTGTTGATCAGAATACATATGCAGATTATTATTTTAGAGTCACCAACAGCGAACACATGACTGATCTTAAGAAGAAATTTCAACGTAttt GTGAGAGAACACAGATCAAGAACAGACATATGTATTTAACAGAAGAGATACTAAAGGAGAACCCCAATATGTGCGCATACAAGGCACCGTCGTTGGATGCAAGGGAAGACATGATGATCAGAGAGGTACCAAGAGTTGGAAAAGAGGCTGCAACCAAGGCCATCAAGGAATGGGGTCAGCCAATGTCTAAGATCACACATTTGATTTTCTGCACCACCAGCGGTGTTGCGTTGCCTGGCGTTGATTACGAACTCATCGTACTCTTAGGACTCGACCCAAGCGTCAAGAGGTACATGATGTACCACCAAGGCTGCTTCGCTGGTGGCACTGTCCTTCGTTTGGCTAAGGATTTAGCTGAAAACAACAAGGATGCCCGTGTGCTTATTGTTTGTTCTGAAAATACTGCAGTCACTTTTCGTGGTCCTAGTGAGACAGACATGGATAGTCTTGTAGGGCAAGCATTGTTTGCCGATGGAGCTGCTGCAATTATCATTGGTTCTGATCCTGTTCCAGAGGTTGAGAATCCTCTCTTTGAGATTGTTTCAACTGATCAACAACTTGTCCCTAACAGCCATGGAGCCATCGGTGGTCTCCTTCGTGAAGTTGGACTTACATTTTATCTTAACAAGAGTGTTCCGGATATTATTTCACAAAACATCAATGATGCACTCAGTAAAGCTTTTGATCCACTGGGTATATCTGATTATAACTCAATATTTTGGATTGCACATCCTGGTGGACGCGCAATTTTGGACCAGGTTGAACAGAAGGTGAACTTGAAGCCAGAGAAGATGAAAGCCACTAGAGATGTACTTAGCAATTATGGTAACATGTCAAGTGCGTGTGTGTTCTTCATTATGGATTTGATGAGAAAGAAGTCACTTGAAACTGGACTTAAAACCACTGGAGAAGGACTTGATTGGGGTGTGCTATTTGGTTTTGGTCCTGGTCTCACTATTGAAACCGTTGTTCTCCGCAGCATGGCCATATAA